The following proteins are co-located in the Echinicola sp. 20G genome:
- a CDS encoding LytTR family DNA-binding domain-containing protein — MKDERILVVEDDPDIAENIEEILELLGYVNIDIANSANQAIKVIKKYRPDLVFMDIKLKGDKDGIELGEIIQQMVDAPIVYVTSYSDPTIIERAKRIHPAGFIVKPFNTNDIHAIVEIVLYNRRTQAANAEAPKANAESPYLVTDAVYIKSDNAYERVDYEDVYYVEANGNMVSIFTKNKTYTIRKSMKDMEEKLPSNLFLRVQKSYIVQLAQIQSFSTKEITLKSGAIVQVGRQYYNSFLAKLNTITES, encoded by the coding sequence ATGAAAGACGAAAGAATTTTAGTTGTAGAGGATGATCCGGATATTGCGGAAAACATTGAAGAAATCCTCGAACTTTTAGGTTACGTAAATATTGACATAGCTAATTCTGCCAACCAAGCGATCAAGGTCATCAAGAAGTATAGACCTGATTTGGTTTTTATGGATATCAAGCTTAAAGGTGATAAAGATGGGATTGAACTGGGAGAAATCATCCAGCAAATGGTGGATGCTCCCATTGTTTACGTTACTTCCTATAGTGACCCAACCATTATCGAAAGGGCCAAGAGAATTCATCCAGCTGGTTTTATTGTAAAGCCATTTAACACCAATGATATACATGCTATTGTAGAGATCGTACTTTATAATAGGAGGACACAAGCGGCTAACGCCGAGGCACCAAAAGCTAATGCAGAAAGCCCTTATTTGGTTACGGATGCTGTTTACATCAAATCTGACAATGCGTATGAGCGTGTAGATTATGAAGATGTTTATTATGTAGAGGCAAATGGAAATATGGTGTCTATTTTTACCAAAAACAAAACTTATACGATCCGTAAATCCATGAAGGATATGGAGGAAAAATTACCTTCCAACTTATTCCTAAGGGTTCAAAAATCCTACATTGTCCAGCTGGCTCAAATCCAGAGTTTCAGCACCAAGGAAATCACTTTGAAAAGTGGTGCCATAGTACAAGTGGGAAGACAGTATTACAACAGTTTCCTAGCGAAATTGAATACTATTACTGAGAGTTAA
- the uvrA gene encoding excinuclease ABC subunit UvrA: MTKTVAAVEEKIEIYGAREHNLKNIDLSIPRNKLVVITGLSGSGKSSLAFDTIYAEGQRRYMESFSAYARSFLGGMERPDVDKINGLSPVISIEQKTTSKNPRSTVGTVTEIYDFMRLLYARSGEAYSYLSGKKMIRQTEDQIIDQILEHFGGKKLYILAPVVKGRKGHYRELFEQIRKMGFSKVRVDGVVMEMVPKMQVDRYKIHDIEIVIDRIIAEEDDRYRITQSLKTALQHGKGVIMLRDEDGNIHHFSKYLMDPTTGLSYDEPAPNTFSFNSPYGACPTCNGLGNIEEITKENIIPDPNLSISRGGIAPLGEYRDIWIFKKIEAILKHFKSSLSTPIKDLDEGVLDVLLYGDKMEVEVDSVKYPGTKWNTTFEGIVNFLQKQQEGGSEKIQKWVSDFTSTKVCPDCEGYRLKKEALHFLVAGKHIGELAMMDIMQLGDWFDKIDDKLTEKQKIIGTEVLKEIRKRIGFLLDIGLDYLSLNRPLRTLSGGEAQRIRLATQIGTQLVGVLYILDEPSIGLHQRDNVKLIKALQDLRDLGNSVLVVEHDKDMMLDADFVVDIGPGAGRHGGQIVAQGNPQEFLKQNSLTAQYLNGDEAISVPQERRKGNGKTLKLTQAQGNNLKNVDLELPLGSVICVTGVSGSGKSSLIHETLFPLLNQHFYRSRKEPLAYKSIEGLEYLDKVIEVDQSPIGRTPRSNPATYTGVFTDIRALFTELPEAKIRGYKPGRFSFNVKGGRCEDCEGAGMKLIEMDFLPDVHIPCETCKGKRYNRETLEVRFKGKSISDVLDMTVEQAVEFFEKQPKILRKIQTLNDVGLGYITLGQHATTLSGGEAQRVKLATELSKKDTGKTFYILDEPTTGLHFKDIEHLLEVLNRLVDKGNTVLIIEHNLDVIKVADHIIDLGPEGGNKGGEIVVQGTPEVVAEHPSSYTAKFLKMEL; the protein is encoded by the coding sequence ATGACGAAAACAGTAGCAGCAGTAGAAGAAAAGATTGAGATTTATGGTGCCAGAGAGCATAATCTCAAAAACATAGATTTATCCATCCCCCGAAACAAATTAGTGGTGATCACAGGGCTCAGCGGAAGTGGCAAGAGTTCCTTGGCTTTTGATACCATTTATGCAGAAGGACAGCGTAGGTATATGGAGAGTTTCTCCGCTTATGCAAGGTCTTTTTTGGGAGGCATGGAGCGTCCAGATGTGGATAAGATCAATGGGCTTTCGCCTGTGATTTCCATTGAGCAGAAGACGACCAGCAAAAATCCTAGATCTACGGTAGGGACTGTCACGGAGATTTATGACTTTATGCGTTTGCTATACGCAAGGTCTGGTGAAGCGTATTCATACCTTTCTGGCAAGAAGATGATCCGACAAACGGAAGATCAGATTATTGATCAGATATTGGAGCATTTTGGAGGAAAGAAACTTTATATCTTGGCTCCAGTGGTCAAAGGGCGTAAAGGGCATTACAGAGAGCTGTTTGAGCAAATCCGAAAGATGGGATTTTCTAAAGTCCGAGTGGATGGTGTGGTGATGGAGATGGTGCCCAAAATGCAAGTGGACCGTTACAAAATCCATGATATTGAAATCGTAATTGACAGGATCATTGCTGAGGAAGATGATCGATATAGGATTACCCAATCTCTTAAGACCGCCTTGCAACACGGGAAAGGCGTGATTATGCTAAGGGATGAGGATGGCAATATCCATCACTTTTCCAAATACCTGATGGACCCAACTACCGGCTTGTCCTATGATGAGCCCGCTCCAAATACTTTTTCTTTCAACAGTCCTTATGGAGCTTGCCCAACATGTAATGGCTTGGGGAATATCGAAGAAATCACTAAGGAGAATATCATCCCAGATCCTAATTTAAGTATTTCCCGAGGTGGAATAGCGCCCTTGGGAGAGTACCGTGATATTTGGATTTTCAAAAAGATTGAGGCCATTTTAAAGCATTTCAAATCCAGCCTGTCCACCCCTATAAAAGACTTGGACGAGGGTGTGTTGGACGTTCTTTTGTATGGAGATAAAATGGAAGTGGAGGTAGACTCTGTCAAATATCCGGGAACCAAATGGAATACGACCTTTGAGGGAATCGTAAACTTTCTTCAAAAGCAACAAGAAGGTGGTTCTGAGAAGATCCAAAAGTGGGTAAGTGACTTTACCAGCACAAAGGTTTGCCCAGATTGTGAGGGTTACAGGCTGAAGAAAGAAGCGCTACACTTTCTAGTGGCGGGCAAGCACATTGGAGAGTTGGCCATGATGGATATCATGCAGCTAGGGGATTGGTTTGATAAAATTGATGATAAACTTACCGAAAAGCAGAAAATCATTGGCACAGAAGTGCTGAAGGAAATCAGGAAGCGAATAGGTTTTCTTTTGGATATTGGCCTTGATTACTTGTCCTTAAACAGGCCTTTAAGAACGCTTTCAGGTGGCGAAGCACAAAGGATTAGGCTGGCCACGCAGATTGGGACCCAGTTGGTGGGTGTATTGTACATCCTTGATGAACCTAGCATTGGGCTTCATCAAAGAGACAATGTCAAGCTCATCAAAGCTTTACAGGATTTGCGGGATTTGGGTAATTCTGTATTGGTGGTAGAGCATGACAAGGACATGATGCTTGATGCGGATTTTGTGGTGGACATTGGCCCCGGTGCAGGTAGGCATGGCGGGCAGATTGTAGCCCAAGGCAATCCTCAAGAGTTTCTAAAACAGAATAGTTTAACCGCTCAATATTTGAATGGCGACGAGGCAATTTCTGTTCCTCAAGAAAGAAGAAAAGGAAATGGAAAGACTCTAAAGCTCACCCAGGCACAAGGCAATAATTTGAAAAATGTTGACCTGGAATTGCCTTTGGGAAGCGTGATCTGTGTCACGGGTGTGTCTGGAAGTGGAAAGAGTTCCTTGATCCATGAAACTTTGTTCCCACTGCTCAACCAACATTTCTATCGTTCGCGTAAAGAGCCTTTGGCTTATAAGAGTATTGAAGGGTTGGAGTATTTGGATAAAGTTATTGAAGTGGACCAGTCTCCTATTGGCAGGACGCCAAGATCGAATCCAGCTACTTACACCGGCGTATTTACGGATATTCGGGCTTTGTTTACAGAACTTCCTGAAGCCAAAATCCGAGGCTATAAACCAGGGAGGTTCAGTTTCAATGTCAAAGGTGGACGTTGTGAAGATTGTGAGGGGGCTGGGATGAAATTGATAGAGATGGACTTCTTACCGGACGTCCATATTCCTTGTGAAACTTGTAAAGGCAAACGCTATAACAGAGAAACGCTGGAGGTGAGATTTAAAGGCAAATCCATTTCTGATGTTTTGGATATGACAGTAGAGCAAGCGGTAGAGTTTTTCGAAAAGCAACCTAAGATCCTCAGAAAAATTCAAACCCTAAATGACGTGGGCTTGGGTTATATTACCTTGGGACAGCATGCCACCACTCTTTCAGGTGGTGAAGCACAAAGGGTGAAATTAGCTACGGAATTATCCAAAAAGGATACCGGAAAGACCTTTTACATTCTTGATGAACCTACAACCGGCTTGCACTTTAAAGATATTGAACATCTTCTTGAAGTTTTGAACAGGTTAGTGGACAAGGGAAATACAGTTTTGATCATTGAGCATAATCTAGATGTGATCAAAGTGGCTGACCATATCATAGATCTTGGACCGGAAGGAGGAAATAAAGGTGGGGAGATTGTGGTTCAAGGTACACCCGAAGTGGTGGCGGAACATCCATCTAGCTATACAGCTAAATTCCTTAAAATGGAGCTTTAG
- a CDS encoding LytTR family DNA-binding domain-containing protein gives MRALVIDDERLARKELINLLKDIEEVEVVGEAINVDDAKEKISSLNPDVIFLDIQMPEKTGFDLLAEMEAVPNVIFTTAYDEFALKAFEVNALDYLLKPIEPERLSEAVVKLSSKLNSSSASSTKNEEKITQDDDKKLSLEDQVFVKDGDRCWFVRLENVRLFESDGNYIKVYFDNNKPMIHKSLNALDERLDEKSFFRASRKHIINLSWVEGIEPWFNGGLVVTLKGGDRIEVSRRQAARFKDMMSL, from the coding sequence ATGCGTGCACTAGTAATAGACGATGAAAGACTGGCCAGAAAAGAACTGATCAATTTACTAAAAGACATCGAGGAGGTGGAAGTTGTAGGTGAAGCGATCAATGTCGATGATGCCAAAGAGAAGATTTCAAGTTTAAATCCAGATGTCATTTTCCTGGATATCCAAATGCCAGAAAAGACGGGTTTTGACCTGCTGGCAGAAATGGAAGCAGTGCCCAACGTTATCTTCACCACAGCATATGATGAATTTGCGCTGAAGGCTTTTGAGGTGAATGCGCTTGATTATTTGCTAAAGCCCATAGAACCAGAGAGATTATCAGAAGCTGTTGTTAAGTTAAGCAGTAAACTGAATAGCAGCAGTGCTTCATCTACTAAAAATGAGGAAAAAATTACCCAAGATGATGACAAAAAGTTATCTTTGGAAGATCAGGTTTTTGTGAAAGATGGTGATCGATGCTGGTTTGTAAGGTTGGAAAATGTGCGTTTATTTGAATCAGACGGCAATTACATAAAAGTGTATTTTGATAACAATAAACCGATGATTCACAAATCTCTTAATGCTTTGGATGAAAGATTGGATGAAAAGTCCTTTTTTAGGGCCAGCAGAAAGCATATAATTAATTTAAGTTGGGTAGAGGGGATTGAGCCATGGTTCAATGGTGGTTTAGTAGTCACTTTAAAGGGCGGTGATCGAATAGAAGTGAGCCGAAGGCAAGCAGCAAGATTTAAGGATATGATGAGTTTGTGA
- a CDS encoding sensor histidine kinase, producing MDRSRLYWILQFLGWSSFAVINLFFVSLIRGITSVQIGAYLSLGAFYFLSTHYFRHIIKSKGWFDFNISKLLINALIALLALSFANVIATILINWIFGILRVQEDLKPIVLLVNMFISFLYYTLWAMMYFLYHFLENYNTTLKYQAKINEIKLNQLRSQLNPHFIFNALNSVRALVDENPPKSKEAITQLSNILRYSLIMDKKRTIDFSDEIKIVKDYLDLETIRFEERLSVTYEIEEQAYYYKIPPMMLQTIVENAIKHGISNRMKGGLIHIKCTIGLADDLYISVKNSGQLKGSAGRKNDGSGHGISNTIQRLKLIYGNKANFKMKNFDSEFVVTEIKIPKHYTKLD from the coding sequence ATGGATAGGAGTAGATTATATTGGATATTACAGTTTTTGGGTTGGTCAAGCTTTGCTGTGATCAACCTATTTTTTGTTTCACTGATTAGGGGAATTACCTCTGTGCAAATTGGTGCATACTTGTCACTTGGAGCTTTTTATTTTTTATCCACGCACTATTTCAGGCATATTATCAAATCCAAAGGCTGGTTTGATTTTAATATTTCAAAACTCTTAATCAATGCCCTTATAGCACTTTTGGCATTGAGCTTTGCCAATGTGATAGCTACCATTTTGATCAACTGGATTTTTGGAATATTGAGGGTTCAAGAAGATTTGAAGCCAATCGTGTTATTGGTGAATATGTTCATTAGCTTTCTGTATTATACGCTGTGGGCCATGATGTATTTTTTGTACCATTTTTTGGAGAACTACAATACTACCTTAAAATACCAGGCAAAGATCAATGAAATCAAATTAAACCAATTAAGAAGTCAGCTTAATCCACATTTCATTTTTAATGCGTTAAATAGTGTAAGGGCGCTGGTAGATGAAAATCCTCCAAAATCCAAGGAGGCCATTACGCAGTTGAGCAATATCCTGCGTTATTCATTGATCATGGATAAGAAAAGAACGATTGATTTCAGTGATGAAATAAAAATCGTAAAGGATTATCTGGATTTGGAAACTATTCGTTTTGAGGAACGATTGAGCGTTACTTATGAAATTGAAGAGCAAGCTTACTATTATAAAATTCCCCCAATGATGCTTCAGACCATTGTTGAAAATGCCATCAAACATGGGATTTCAAACCGGATGAAAGGGGGACTGATCCACATTAAATGTACTATTGGACTTGCAGATGACCTGTATATTTCCGTAAAAAATAGTGGTCAACTCAAGGGAAGTGCGGGCCGGAAAAATGATGGTTCGGGACATGGGATTTCCAATACAATTCAGCGACTTAAGCTGATTTATGGAAATAAGGCCAATTTTAAGATGAAAAATTTCGACTCGGAGTTTGTAGTGACCGAAATAAAAATTCCGAAACATTATACTAAATTAGATTAA